The Desulfobulbaceae bacterium genome has a segment encoding these proteins:
- a CDS encoding 50S ribosomal protein L32, protein MALPKRRHSHSRTRTRRAHDFLTAPNVSVCPNCNEPKQPHRLCGGCGVYHGRTVVKFEEVTAE, encoded by the coding sequence ATGGCATTACCGAAAAGAAGACACTCCCATAGTCGCACCAGAACACGACGCGCCCATGATTTTTTGACCGCTCCCAATGTATCTGTCTGTCCTAACTGTAACGAACCGAAGCAGCCCCATCGCCTCTGTGGCGGATGTGGTGTTTATCACGGACGGACAGTAGTGAAATTTGAGGAAGTGACTGCTGAGTAA
- a CDS encoding DUF177 domain-containing protein has translation MKILFDEIPETGLTLGIHDASWFPEGDWSSVGPVQADLLMTRRNRQVVLDGRLQFVIRVECDCCLEAYEDRYDECFQIEFEYLPSDDPYWSVDAGEHECPEEEMDVVFIREPALNVENILEQQVLLMLPVKRVCSDNCRGLCSHCGKNLNKAPCTCRENESNSPFKALAQIKGK, from the coding sequence ATGAAAATACTTTTTGATGAAATCCCTGAGACGGGACTGACTTTGGGGATCCACGACGCTTCATGGTTTCCAGAGGGTGATTGGTCAAGCGTTGGTCCGGTTCAGGCTGATCTGTTGATGACCCGTCGAAACCGACAGGTTGTTTTGGATGGTAGGTTGCAATTTGTTATCCGGGTTGAGTGTGATTGCTGTCTTGAGGCTTATGAAGACAGGTATGACGAATGTTTCCAAATTGAGTTTGAATATCTTCCATCCGATGATCCTTATTGGTCAGTGGATGCTGGAGAGCATGAATGTCCAGAAGAAGAGATGGATGTCGTATTTATACGGGAACCAGCTCTTAATGTTGAAAACATACTGGAGCAGCAGGTGCTATTGATGCTTCCCGTCAAGCGTGTCTGCTCAGACAACTGTCGTGGGCTTTGCTCCCATTGCGGTAAGAATTTGAATAAGGCCCCATGTACCTGTCGGGAAAATGAGTCTAATTCGCCATTTAAGGCCCTGGCCCAAATAAAAGGTAAATAA